From the Brachybacterium sillae genome, the window ACCTCTCCACATCCGCGCAGGCTCAGCGGCGAGGTGAGCGGCGACGGTCAGTCGCGGTCGTCGTCCTCGTCGTCGTCCTCGAAGTCCTCGTCGAGGTCGTCATCCTCGTCGTCGTAGTCCTCGAAGTCGTCGAAGTCCTCGTCGTCGTCTTCGTCGAGGTCCTCGTCGTCGCCGTCGAACACCACGAACGGGGTGGCCACGTCGAAGGCCTCGAAC encodes:
- a CDS encoding DNA primase, translating into MSTDPRTALTALISALERHYEASASSRGEDDPALDAATDALTSAFDDYDEALFEAFDVATPFVVFDGDDEDLDEDDDEDFDDFEDYDDEDDDLDEDFEDDDEDDDRD